ACGACCCCGGCATGGCGATCGTACGCCGTGCCATCGAGCGCAACCTGCCGGTCACTTGTGCTCCTGGGCCGAGCGCCGTGCTCGACGCGCTCGCCCTTTCCGGCTTGCCGACCGATCGGTTCTGCTACGAGGGATTCGTGCCGCGCAAGCACAACGAGCGTGTCCAGCGGTTCCGCTCGCTTCGCGCCGAGCGTAGGACCATCGTTTTCTATGAGACCCTGCATCGCATCGCCGGCACTATGGACGACCTGCTTGAGCAATTCGGCCCGGACCGCCCGATGGCGCTGTGCCGCGAGCTCACCAAGGATTATGAGCAGGTTCGGCGCGGAGGCGTGGCCGAAATTCGCCAGTCCGTGGTTGACGACCCTCCGCGCGGTGAGATCGTCTTGGTTATCGAGGGTGCCAGCGAAGAGGAGGCGCTCGCGCTCGCGGAAAGTTCCGGAGCTGGTCAGGTACTGAGCGTCGCCGATCTGGGCGCTCTCGCCATCGAGCGCTCGAAGGAACAGGGCTTGCGCATCAAGGACGCCATCGCCGAGGTCATCAAGGAGCATCCGCTGCCCGATGGCTCGCTTGCCAATCGCAAGGCCGTCTATGCGGAGACGTTGAAGCTCAAGTAGTTGAAGCAGGCGGACAAGTCCGAGGCATTGACGCAACTTGCCAGCGACCAGCCATTCCAAGTCGTCCAAGCGTCAGCACGAAGGCCGGTTTCGGCTGGATTCCAAGGAGAACAGCCGAACTTACCACCAACTTACCACCTCAAGTGGTAAGTGGTAAGTTAAGTGTTCAGTTAAGTGGTAAGTTGGCTGAACGAATTCATTTTTGATATATGCCTTGGCGGAATGCTTTCCTTGGTGGAATGCTTTTATCAATCGAGCGGTTTGCCGAATGCCACGGAAAGGATTCCTCTTATCATCGCCCGAGCCGTCGCCCGAGCCTATAGCGTTGCTTCGGGCTTCTGGTCGGTTCCGTGGGCTCGACCACTTTCTGCGCGATGAGCTTTTGCAGATGGTTGTTGACGGTGGTTTTCGAAAGTCCCGATGCGTGGGTCAGCTCTTTGGCGGAAACCGAGCCTTGCTTGTTCAGCATTTCCAGAATCGCATGGTCGATATCGGTGTCCGAGCGTTGCGAGGATTCGCTAGCGGTGATGTGCCGCTTATCCATAGTCAGGCTGAAGTATGCGATGGCGTCCTTCGGACGGGGCGGAGACATCAGCGCGTGCTGCAGCTGATCCTCTATCTCACGATAACCAGTTCCGCGGTTTTCGACCACATATCCGCCATCCGGGTAGGGTGTCGTCTCGAGAATATTGGAGAGCCATTGGTTGCGCGAGGCCGAAACGCCATCGTGACCCAAAGTGCGAACCGTCACGGCTCCGAAAAGACCGCCGGGATTGAGTATCTCCAATCGGTCGGCGAATAGATTCACTTGGACTTGCGAGCCGCGCGCATCGGGTGAATAATCCCGGTGCATCAGTGCGTTCGAAACCGCCTCTCTGACCGCCCCGACAGGGTAATCGGGAACATCTTTGCGGAAGGCCCCCTCGATGACCGCGCCCGTCCTGGTGTTTCGTTGCAGGGCCGTGAGTGTGTCGGCGACCATGATCGGTATGGGGCCGATGATGGTTTGGGTGTCGAGGAAGCGCTTGCCGTCGCTGGTTCGTTCCGTTTTGGTTGTGCCGGGGAAGGCGGTGAAAGTTACGTTGAGACGAGGGAAAAACCGCTGCGGGAATTTCCCTAACGCCATGAGCCCGGCCAGGGTCGGTCGCACTTGTTTCCTGTTGTCTTGACGGATGACATGGAGGTCCAGAAGGATGCTTTCGTCATCTTTGGTGCCCAGGATGCGCGGATGCAGTTCGCGTTGCCGGCTGAGGAAAGCCGAAAGCAGTTGGGTGTCAAGGTCGTCGATGGTAGCGGTGGGCACAATGTCGTCATCGAAATCCGGCTGGGAATGCTCCTCGAGAAGGCGGTCGACCTCGTAGGAGCTCAGCCTCATGTCGCCGTCACCCGTCCTGATGAAAGAGCCTTGATAGCAACCGCGGGTGGTGATATAGCAGGGCTTGTCTTTCGGAAGGATTTCGGGGACTTGAGCGTAGACGATTTGCGCGTTTTCGAATGGCAGTATCTTGACCGTGGGGCGCACGATGGGTGTGAGTTTATTGCATTGCGATATCAGAGCGTCTCGCATGGATTTCGCATTGAACTTCGGTGCTGGGGTAAATCCCTTGCGCTCGGAGATACCTAGGATGATGATGCCGCCGTCGCCGTTCGAGAAGGCCGAGAGGGTCTCCACGAGCGTGGCTGGTATTTTCGAGACGCT
This Bifidobacterium sp. ESL0790 DNA region includes the following protein-coding sequences:
- a CDS encoding ATP-binding protein; its protein translation is MRAIGSDTQTCEVKESVSKIPATLVETLSAFSNGDGGIIILGISERKGFTPAPKFNAKSMRDALISQCNKLTPIVRPTVKILPFENAQIVYAQVPEILPKDKPCYITTRGCYQGSFIRTGDGDMRLSSYEVDRLLEEHSQPDFDDDIVPTATIDDLDTQLLSAFLSRQRELHPRILGTKDDESILLDLHVIRQDNRKQVRPTLAGLMALGKFPQRFFPRLNVTFTAFPGTTKTERTSDGKRFLDTQTIIGPIPIMVADTLTALQRNTRTGAVIEGAFRKDVPDYPVGAVREAVSNALMHRDYSPDARGSQVQVNLFADRLEILNPGGLFGAVTVRTLGHDGVSASRNQWLSNILETTPYPDGGYVVENRGTGYREIEDQLQHALMSPPRPKDAIAYFSLTMDKRHITASESSQRSDTDIDHAILEMLNKQGSVSAKELTHASGLSKTTVNNHLQKLIAQKVVEPTEPTRSPKQRYRLGRRLGR
- the rsmI gene encoding 16S rRNA (cytidine(1402)-2'-O)-methyltransferase, with translation MKTQEPGDSGKLGCDDSQMNGDDIRDSAVDDEEMTEGDSSVDAEAYAAVTASDSDLALGAERKTTGAGPVVEIPSGTVVLAATPIGNMGDASARLVALLERADIVAAEDTRRLYDLANRLGVHVSGHVIAYHDHNERDKADGLLDEVEQGATVLVVSDAGMPTINDPGMAIVRRAIERNLPVTCAPGPSAVLDALALSGLPTDRFCYEGFVPRKHNERVQRFRSLRAERRTIVFYETLHRIAGTMDDLLEQFGPDRPMALCRELTKDYEQVRRGGVAEIRQSVVDDPPRGEIVLVIEGASEEEALALAESSGAGQVLSVADLGALAIERSKEQGLRIKDAIAEVIKEHPLPDGSLANRKAVYAETLKLK